The SAR202 cluster bacterium genome window below encodes:
- a CDS encoding 2-dehydropantoate 2-reductase: MKIAIFGIGAIGGYIAGRLTNAGEEVSLISRGETLNVIRNSGLTIHTENNNYNVNPIHITDDPKEIGIVDTIIICVKADAVEIASEMIKPLIDKNTIIVQTQNGLTASQRIGQILGKEKVLEGICHFGAQVISPGVVRGMANNPKLTIAETNNEKTKRLLSLQSTLNNAGFNAVVPENFQVDQWAKLMAVSALGSTGAITRSNSPVWRQIPSVVEMWVKNMEETRAVAKSLNIDVPYQEIQDRIDNLPQGVGSTSMHRDIANGRPSEIEHQIGTIVRIGKENNVSIPVNTFIYNALLPLEKLARGEITE; this comes from the coding sequence ATGAAAATTGCAATTTTTGGCATTGGAGCAATAGGTGGATATATAGCTGGCCGATTAACTAATGCAGGAGAAGAAGTTTCTCTTATATCAAGAGGGGAGACACTGAACGTAATACGTAACTCAGGTCTAACAATTCATACTGAAAATAATAACTATAATGTAAACCCAATACACATAACTGATGATCCTAAAGAAATTGGTATTGTAGATACAATAATCATTTGTGTTAAAGCAGATGCTGTAGAAATTGCAAGCGAAATGATAAAACCTTTGATCGATAAAAATACGATAATAGTGCAAACACAAAATGGACTAACTGCATCACAAAGAATAGGACAAATTCTTGGAAAAGAAAAAGTTTTAGAAGGGATTTGTCACTTTGGAGCACAAGTAATAAGCCCAGGTGTTGTTAGGGGTATGGCAAACAACCCTAAACTAACAATTGCAGAAACAAATAATGAAAAAACTAAACGTTTACTTTCATTACAATCTACATTAAATAATGCTGGATTCAATGCAGTAGTACCGGAAAATTTTCAAGTTGATCAATGGGCAAAACTAATGGCCGTTTCGGCATTAGGTTCTACTGGAGCAATAACACGAAGTAATTCACCAGTGTGGAGACAAATACCAAGTGTCGTTGAAATGTGGGTAAAAAATATGGAAGAAACACGTGCAGTCGCAAAAAGTCTGAATATAGATGTTCCTTATCAAGAGATACAAGATAGAATTGATAATTTACCGCAAGGTGTTGGAAGTACCTCTATGCATAGGGATATTGCTAACGGAAGGCCATCAGAAATTGAACATCAAATAGGAACCATAGTGAGAATCGGAAAAGAAAATAATGTATCAATTCCTGTGAATACATTTATCTATAACGCCTTATTGCCATTAGAAAAATTAGCACGTGGCGAAATTACTGAATAA
- a CDS encoding alpha/beta hydrolase, which yields MSDNLSIQILDYYTWEIPDSEIGQGLLLKTNRGSIKTIVHQSPQLQTDKAIIWVCGANGGFEGPANGMYRTISESLKNTIRSIRMDYREPNVLSECALDILSTITFLKSLGHSQIVLVGHSFGGAVVITAAEFSDLVIGVVALSSQGYGTSTVANISPRSLLLLHGGSDTRLPSEISEKIYLYAKEPKEIKIFPGNSHGLRESSDEITLFVKNWILNILE from the coding sequence TTGAGTGACAATTTATCAATTCAAATATTGGATTATTATACATGGGAAATTCCTGATTCCGAAATAGGTCAAGGTTTATTGTTAAAGACGAATAGAGGAAGCATAAAAACTATTGTTCATCAATCACCACAACTACAAACAGATAAAGCTATTATATGGGTATGCGGTGCAAATGGAGGATTTGAAGGCCCTGCTAATGGGATGTATAGAACAATTTCAGAATCTTTAAAAAATACCATTAGATCTATAAGAATGGATTATCGAGAACCAAATGTATTAAGTGAATGTGCATTAGATATTTTATCAACTATAACTTTTTTAAAATCTTTAGGACATTCTCAAATAGTATTAGTTGGACATTCTTTTGGAGGAGCAGTAGTCATAACTGCTGCAGAATTTTCTGATTTAGTAATTGGAGTAGTGGCTTTATCAAGCCAAGGATACGGCACCTCTACAGTTGCTAATATTTCGCCTCGATCATTACTTTTACTCCATGGTGGTTCAGATACGCGTTTACCATCTGAAATTTCCGAAAAGATATATTTATATGCAAAAGAACCGAAAGAAATAAAAATTTTTCCGGGAAATAGTCATGGCCTACGAGAATCTTCTGATGAAATTACATTGTTTGTAAAAAATTGGATTCTTAACATATTGGAATAA
- a CDS encoding class I SAM-dependent methyltransferase: protein MWYEYFLDRGLIPFPLVRYFINRLNGRTYYKLKNITEEDRKVFSELISKGPIAYDTEIANQQHYEVTSEFFQSILGSHLKYSSCYWDESTSNLDDAEIKMLNVYIERCEIQDGLSVLDLGCGWGSVTLYLAQKFPHSTFTCISNSETQINYIKNIVDEKQLENVIAIKSDINEFNPQEKFDRIISIEMFEHMNNLQELLRRISLWMTPDAILFIHVFSHKDTPYFFLDEKSWMAKHFFRSGMMPSYDLFDNFSEELLLQESWLINGTHYQRTLDEWEKKLLSNKEKILKVFQKDVGKKHSLILWRRWRIFLAACSSLFGFNAGDVWFVAHHKFRLRENG, encoded by the coding sequence ATGTGGTATGAATATTTTCTTGATAGGGGTTTAATTCCATTTCCGTTAGTTAGATATTTTATTAATAGATTAAATGGTCGAACTTATTACAAATTAAAAAATATTACAGAAGAGGATCGAAAAGTATTTTCCGAATTAATTTCAAAAGGGCCTATAGCCTATGATACTGAAATTGCAAATCAACAACACTATGAAGTCACCTCGGAATTTTTTCAATCGATTCTCGGTTCACATTTGAAATATAGTTCTTGTTACTGGGATGAGTCGACAAGTAACCTTGATGATGCAGAGATTAAAATGCTAAATGTGTATATAGAGAGATGCGAAATTCAAGACGGATTATCAGTATTAGATTTAGGGTGTGGTTGGGGGTCGGTTACTTTATATTTAGCGCAAAAATTCCCTCATTCGACTTTTACATGTATATCTAATTCTGAGACACAAATAAATTATATAAAAAATATAGTTGATGAAAAACAATTAGAAAATGTAATTGCAATAAAGTCAGATATTAATGAATTTAATCCACAAGAAAAATTTGACAGGATAATTTCAATTGAAATGTTTGAACACATGAATAACCTACAAGAACTATTACGTCGTATTTCTCTCTGGATGACTCCTGATGCTATTTTATTTATTCATGTATTCAGTCATAAAGATACTCCTTATTTTTTTCTCGATGAAAAATCTTGGATGGCAAAACATTTTTTCCGTTCTGGTATGATGCCTAGCTATGATTTGTTTGATAATTTTTCTGAAGAATTATTATTACAGGAATCATGGTTAATTAATGGAACCCATTATCAGAGAACTCTTGATGAATGGGAGAAAAAGTTACTTAGCAATAAAGAAAAGATATTAAAAGTCTTTCAAAAGGATGTTGGTAAAAAACATTCTTTAATTCTTTGGCGAAGATGGCGCATCTTTTTAGCAGCATGTTCTTCCCTATTTGGGTTTAATGCAGGAGATGTTTGGTTTGTTGCTCATCACAAATTCCGTTTGAGAGAAAACGGATGA
- a CDS encoding class I SAM-dependent methyltransferase — translation MLINPTKFIANYLNQISVGYLVVSFPDGSKKSFGDISSDLQTELHIRDNTLLKNLLFRGEIALGEGYINGLWECDNIANLLKLFVLNFKQTGRLKPKFQGIFTLLDKISHRFKRNTITKAKDNISAHYDLGNEFFQTFLDKNMVYSCGLFEKADDSLEVAQKNKIQEIIGQARIQSGQRVLEIGCGWGAFSLTLAQQMDVSITAITISEEQYHFVKKLVAAHELTNRIEVKLEDYRNLAGQYDRIVSIEMLEAVGHEGLTDFYTQCSNLLSDDGLLSVQVITMPDSRYESYRKNVDFIQKYVFPGGHLPSLGALNHASSIQNSFSLQNMNNIGIHYAKTLHSWNQNLQQNKQKIVELGYPERLIKIWEYYFGYCQAGFETYLLDNLQLVYSK, via the coding sequence ATGTTAATAAACCCCACAAAATTTATAGCCAATTATTTAAACCAGATTTCTGTAGGTTATTTAGTTGTTTCATTTCCAGATGGTTCTAAAAAATCTTTTGGCGATATAAGTTCTGACCTACAAACAGAATTACATATTCGAGATAATACCCTTTTAAAAAATTTATTATTTCGAGGTGAAATAGCCTTAGGAGAGGGATATATAAATGGTTTATGGGAATGTGATAATATTGCTAATCTACTTAAGCTATTTGTTTTAAATTTCAAACAAACAGGAAGATTAAAACCAAAATTTCAAGGAATATTCACTTTATTAGACAAAATTTCTCATCGATTTAAAAGAAATACAATTACTAAAGCTAAAGATAACATTTCAGCACACTATGATTTAGGAAATGAATTTTTTCAAACATTTTTAGATAAAAATATGGTTTATTCATGTGGTTTATTTGAGAAAGCTGACGATTCTCTAGAAGTAGCTCAAAAAAATAAAATACAAGAGATTATAGGGCAAGCAAGAATACAATCAGGCCAGAGGGTATTAGAGATTGGTTGTGGATGGGGGGCTTTTTCACTGACATTAGCTCAACAAATGGATGTTAGTATTACTGCAATTACTATATCAGAAGAACAGTATCATTTTGTTAAGAAACTTGTAGCAGCACATGAATTAACAAATCGTATTGAAGTCAAATTAGAAGACTATCGAAATTTAGCAGGGCAATATGACCGAATAGTTTCTATTGAAATGCTTGAAGCTGTTGGACATGAAGGGTTAACTGATTTTTATACACAATGTAGTAATTTATTGAGTGACGATGGTTTGTTATCAGTTCAAGTAATTACTATGCCTGATTCCCGTTATGAAAGTTACAGAAAAAATGTCGATTTTATTCAAAAGTATGTTTTTCCTGGGGGGCATTTACCTTCTTTAGGAGCACTTAATCATGCTTCATCAATACAAAATTCTTTTTCTCTTCAAAACATGAATAATATTGGCATACATTATGCTAAAACATTACATTCATGGAATCAAAACCTACAACAAAATAAACAAAAAATTGTTGAACTTGGCTATCCAGAAAGATTAATTAAAATATGGGAATATTACTTTGGTTACTGCCAAGCAGGATTTGAGACGTATTTATTAGATAATTTACAATTGGTATATTCGAAATAA
- a CDS encoding DUF1365 domain-containing protein, which yields MDLMNSKIMFGHLMHTRKKIHQFRFRHYFFALDLDELESLSKHKLFGWNKGWFFSFLDQDYLGQTTGSIKSKLNSRLSHLGIDIEKLTILLVTTPRFMKHTFNPVNFYYCYTSTKKLEKVIIEVNNTFGEAHLYVLDNLIEKNGYFIDSHAKLFHVSPMNNMEGVYTFYFTDILNTNHLDLGINLHYEETPFFTSRFIGNAKIFSDKSLLWLGIRYTLSTFLALPRILIHAGILHYIKKLPIFSKPDPSSEMTYTSTYKPYINEFKK from the coding sequence ATGGATCTTATGAATTCTAAAATAATGTTCGGTCATTTAATGCATACACGAAAAAAAATTCATCAATTTAGATTCCGTCATTATTTTTTTGCTCTTGATCTGGATGAGCTTGAATCCTTAAGTAAGCATAAATTATTTGGATGGAACAAAGGATGGTTTTTTTCTTTTTTAGATCAAGACTATCTTGGACAAACCACTGGTTCTATAAAATCAAAACTAAACTCTCGATTATCACATTTGGGTATTGATATAGAAAAATTAACTATTTTACTTGTTACTACACCCAGATTTATGAAACATACATTTAATCCAGTAAATTTTTACTATTGTTATACAAGTACAAAAAAATTAGAAAAAGTTATTATTGAAGTAAATAATACTTTTGGAGAAGCTCATTTATATGTTCTAGATAATCTAATTGAAAAGAATGGATACTTTATAGATTCCCATGCTAAGTTGTTTCATGTTTCACCAATGAATAATATGGAGGGGGTATATACTTTTTATTTTACCGACATTCTTAATACCAATCATTTAGATTTAGGTATCAATTTACACTATGAGGAAACACCTTTTTTTACAAGCAGATTCATTGGCAATGCAAAAATCTTTAGTGATAAATCGTTATTGTGGCTAGGAATTAGATATACTTTAAGTACTTTTTTAGCATTACCGAGAATATTAATACATGCTGGAATATTACATTACATTAAAAAATTACCAATTTTTTCTAAACCAGATCCGTCTAGCGAAATGACATATACTTCGACATATAAACCGTATATCAATGAGTTTAAAAAATAA
- a CDS encoding DUF805 domain-containing protein translates to MSFVDAIKSVLIVNYFNFSGRARRSEYNYFLLFNILINIGFTILAYLLGTNTDDIISALTSLAWLAGIQLIVSLLLFIPGISVGVRRLHDINKSGWWVLIMIPLSLLVIPVFIYLYWLIIKEGDSSSNNYGEPVK, encoded by the coding sequence ATGAGTTTTGTAGACGCAATTAAATCTGTCTTAATAGTAAATTACTTCAACTTCAGCGGAAGGGCCCGAAGATCAGAATATAACTACTTTTTATTGTTCAATATTCTAATTAATATAGGATTTACTATACTAGCCTATTTATTAGGCACAAACACTGATGATATCATCTCCGCATTGACATCTTTAGCATGGCTAGCTGGAATACAATTAATAGTTTCATTACTCCTATTTATACCTGGTATTTCTGTTGGTGTAAGGAGACTTCACGATATTAACAAATCTGGTTGGTGGGTGTTAATAATGATACCCTTAAGTCTTTTAGTGATTCCAGTTTTTATTTATCTCTACTGGTTAATAATCAAAGAAGGAGATTCTAGTTCAAATAACTACGGAGAACCTGTAAAATAA